Proteins encoded together in one Salarchaeum sp. JOR-1 window:
- a CDS encoding DUF4129 domain-containing protein: MKRNRIALVVALLVVVALGLAAATLANPTTTAGNGGGFGGGGGPGNIPERGDGVPASTGNTSSPGVSPFANAFTVCVPFLLTPTFFALAAVLAALSFLLVRWRTNTLVAGALFFVLFVPLLFIHAFLTKCGTSRQPIRQTVDRVVNRTLPTGGGGAGGNAVDAVTTPPALLLVVVAALAVLVYLFLRGSGDDDAEPAPEPPAERERSLDAVATAAGVAADRIEDDADVENAVYRAWRDMTAHLDIASPESTTPAEFARAARDAGMNPRHVDTLTDVFREVRYGDEPVTGERERRALDALRDIEAAYGGDEQ; encoded by the coding sequence GTGAAGCGGAACCGGATCGCGCTCGTCGTCGCCCTCCTCGTCGTCGTCGCGCTCGGCCTCGCCGCCGCGACGCTCGCGAACCCGACCACGACGGCCGGGAACGGTGGCGGCTTCGGTGGCGGAGGCGGCCCGGGAAACATCCCCGAACGCGGGGACGGCGTTCCCGCCAGCACCGGTAACACGTCCAGCCCTGGCGTCTCGCCGTTCGCGAACGCGTTCACAGTCTGCGTGCCATTCCTGCTCACGCCGACGTTCTTCGCGCTCGCCGCCGTGCTCGCCGCCCTCTCGTTCCTCCTCGTTCGCTGGCGGACGAACACGCTGGTCGCGGGCGCGCTCTTCTTCGTCCTCTTCGTCCCCCTGCTCTTCATCCACGCGTTCCTCACGAAGTGCGGAACCTCCCGACAACCCATCCGGCAGACCGTCGACCGGGTGGTGAACCGAACCCTCCCCACGGGAGGCGGCGGCGCGGGCGGCAACGCCGTAGACGCCGTCACCACGCCGCCCGCCCTCCTCCTCGTCGTCGTCGCCGCGCTCGCTGTCCTCGTCTACCTCTTCCTCCGCGGAAGCGGCGACGACGATGCGGAGCCGGCTCCGGAACCGCCCGCCGAGCGCGAGCGGTCGCTCGACGCGGTCGCGACCGCCGCGGGTGTCGCCGCGGATCGCATCGAGGACGACGCAGACGTGGAGAACGCCGTCTACCGGGCGTGGCGTGACATGACGGCGCACCTCGACATCGCGTCCCCGGAGTCGACAACGCCCGCCGAGTTCGCGCGAGCCGCCCGCGACGCCGGTATGAACCCGCGGCACGTCGACACGCTCACCGACGTGTTCCGCGAGGTCAGGTACGGCGACGAACCCGTGACCGGGGAGCGCGAACGCCGCGCGCTCGACGCGCTCCGCGACATCGAGGCCGCCTACGGGGGTGACGAGCAGTGA
- a CDS encoding DUF58 domain-containing protein: MTETERWRGIAAVTFLSAAVALLFTAPGALLVGVVGGAYAGYARFDTAPSPRLSVERAISDTDPERGDEVSVTVTVHNDGGFLPDLRLVDGVPDSLEVTEGSPRLATALRAGKEASFSYRVEARRGDHAFGDLTVVARDAAGSVEVETTADVAGDDAVRCVPELDALDGFPLRAQATRQVGRLTTNEGGTGVEFHATREYRRGDPLSRLDWQRLARTGDLATVEFREERAGTAVLVVDTREQAYVTDPDGESAVERSVGAAGAVADALLDAGDRVGVASYGPRTAWLPPGLGRDHRQRLRRALALDDAFDPLPPDAPFFGRTTLTRLLTRLPSDAQVVCVTPLVDDGVAAFARRLDAHGHAVTVVSPDPTGGTEVGETLARVERRLRVRSVRRAGIRVLDWEAGTPLAVALATAERRWRA, encoded by the coding sequence ATGACCGAGACGGAGCGCTGGCGCGGCATCGCCGCCGTCACGTTTCTCTCCGCGGCGGTCGCGCTCCTGTTCACCGCGCCCGGCGCACTCCTCGTCGGCGTCGTCGGCGGCGCGTACGCCGGATACGCGCGCTTCGACACCGCGCCGAGCCCTCGCCTCTCGGTCGAGCGCGCGATCTCCGACACCGACCCCGAGCGCGGCGACGAGGTCTCGGTGACGGTCACCGTCCACAACGACGGCGGGTTCCTCCCCGACCTCCGACTCGTCGACGGCGTTCCCGACTCCCTCGAAGTCACCGAGGGGTCGCCGCGGCTCGCGACCGCGCTCCGCGCGGGGAAGGAAGCCAGCTTCTCCTACCGCGTCGAAGCCCGCCGGGGCGATCACGCGTTCGGCGACCTCACCGTCGTCGCGCGGGACGCCGCCGGCTCGGTCGAGGTCGAAACCACGGCCGACGTCGCGGGCGACGACGCCGTCCGGTGCGTGCCCGAACTGGACGCGCTCGACGGATTTCCGCTGCGCGCGCAGGCGACCCGGCAGGTCGGCCGGCTCACCACGAACGAGGGCGGGACGGGCGTCGAGTTCCACGCGACCCGCGAGTACCGCCGCGGCGACCCGCTCTCCCGGCTCGACTGGCAGCGACTCGCACGCACCGGCGACCTTGCCACCGTCGAGTTCCGCGAGGAACGCGCGGGAACCGCCGTGTTGGTCGTCGACACTCGCGAGCAGGCGTACGTCACCGACCCCGACGGCGAATCCGCGGTCGAGCGGAGTGTCGGTGCGGCGGGCGCGGTCGCGGACGCCCTGCTCGACGCCGGCGACCGCGTCGGCGTCGCGAGCTACGGCCCCCGGACTGCGTGGCTCCCGCCCGGACTCGGCCGCGACCACCGACAGCGACTCCGCCGCGCGCTCGCGCTCGACGACGCGTTCGACCCGCTCCCGCCGGACGCCCCGTTCTTCGGCCGAACGACGCTGACCCGGCTCCTCACCCGTCTGCCGTCCGACGCGCAGGTCGTCTGCGTCACTCCGCTCGTCGACGACGGCGTCGCCGCGTTCGCCCGCCGGCTCGACGCGCACGGCCACGCCGTGACAGTCGTGTCCCCCGACCCGACGGGCGGAACCGAGGTCGGTGAGACGCTCGCACGCGTCGAGCGCCGCCTCCGCGTCCGGTCGGTGCGACGCGCCGGCATCCGCGTGCTCGACTGGGAGGCCGGCACGCCGCTCGCCGTCGCGCTCGCGACCGCGGAACGGAGGTGGCGGGCGTGA